The following DNA comes from Petrotoga sp. 9PW.55.5.1.
GTAACCTTAGATACTATATTTATTGACGAAGGATTTGGCAGTTTGGATACAAACTCTCTAGATAATGCCATAGAAGTATTGATGCAACTCAATACTTCAGGAAGAATGGTTGGAATAATTTCTCATGTGAATGAGTTAAAAGAGAGAATAAATACTAAGATAGAAGTAATACCTGATAAGAAGGGAAGTAGAATTAAATTGTAAAATTAGGGATGCAGTTATCGCATCCCTAATTTTTGTTAAATTAAAAGCTATTAACTTGCATAAGATACACTTCTTTTTTCTCTAATTACAGTTACTTTAATTACTCCTGGATATTGAACCTTCTCTTCTATCTGAACTGAGATATCATGAGCTAACTTTTCAGCTATTTCATCTTCAACCTTATCAGGTTGAACTATTATTCTTAACTCTCTCCCTGCTTGAATAGCATAGGCTTTGTCAACGTACCTAAAGGATTTTGCGATTTCTTCTAATTGTTCTATTCTTCTTATATAATTTTCTAACGTTTCTTTCCTTGCACCAGGTCTTGATGCTGATAACGCATCACTTGCTCCTACTAACACCGCCTCAGGAGTCATAGGATCGACTTCGTTATGATGGTATTGAATAGCGTTGACAACTTCCAACTTCTCTCCATACCTCCTAGCAATCTGCCCACCTACTAAAGCGTGTGAACCTTCTACCTCGTGATCTATTGCTTTACCTAAATCGTGCAAAAGAGCTGCCCTTTTTGCTAATTCAACGTTCAAACCAAGTTCGCTAGCCATTAATCCTGCAAATTGAGATACCTCTATAGAGTGTTCCAATACATCTTGTCCATAGCTCGTTCTGAATTTGAGCCTCCCAAGAAGCTTTACAATTTCCATATGAGGCTGCTTTATTCCTACCCTCATTACTGCTTCTTTTCCTACTTCTTTAATGTATTCTTCAATTTCTTTTTTTGATTTTTCATATAATTCTTCTATTCTAGCAGGATGAATTCTTCCATCTGCAACAAGCATTTCTAAAGTTCTTTTCGCAATCTCTCTCCTCAAAGGATTAAAAGAAGATATTACCACCATTTCAGGTGTATCATCGATTATTAAATCAGTTCCTGTTAACTTTTCAAATGTTCTAATATTTCTTCCTTCTCTTCCTATTATTCTACCTTTCATATCGTCTGTTGGCAGGGATACGGTAGACGTAGTAATTTCGTTAGTAATATCGGATGCGTATCTTTGAATAGCTGTAGTTATAACCCATCTAGCGTACTTTTTGGAATCTTCTTCATAATGATCCTTTATTTCTTTAAACTTTTGAGCAATTTCTGTCTCATACTTTCCTCTAGCTTCGTTTATAACTATCTCTTTTGCCTCTTCTTCTGACATTTTTGCGATTTCATTCAATTTTGTTTCCAATTGGACTTCTAAAGTTTTTACTTTTTCATGTTGTGATTCGAGTTTTTCCTTTAATTTTTCCAAATTTTCTTCTTTTTTGTCTAAATTTTCTTCTTTTTTTATCAATCTTTCTTCAGTAGCTTTTAACTCTTCTTTTTGTTGTTTTACTTCCATATCAAACTGCTGTCTCAATTTATGTATCTCTTCTTTTGCTTCTACAAGTTCTTTCTGTTTTAATGTTTTTGCTTCTTCCTCTGCTTTTTCTAATTTTTCTTCTATTTCTTTCTCTTTATTTCTTATCTCGCTTTCCAACTCTTCTTTTTTCTGTTTTAAGGAAGAGAGAACTCTTTTATTCCCAATGCCAATCCCTAAAAGAAAAGAAACAATAAAAATAGCAACAGCAAGAATAATATATACCAATATTTCCAATCTTAATCACCTCTCAAGTTTTCTATAACACAGTTTATAATGTCTGGCTCAAAACCTCTTCTATACAAATAATCTTTAGTTTTGAGAATGTCCCGTTTTTTCTCATAATAAAATTTTGCTAATTCCGTAGCAATTTCAATCAAATCTACTTCACTTTTAACCCTTTCTAAAGCATCGGATATTAAATAATCATCAACATCCAGTTCTCTAAGTTTGTGTTGAATAAACATTGGTCCCTTTTTATCGAGAGTTAACTTATCATAAGCATAGAGATAAGCAAATAACTTATCATCAACAAGTCCACTTTTTTTAGCTTTTTCAATTACTTTATTAACAATATCAATACCATATCCCTTTTCAATGAGACGTTTTTTTAATTCTTCTTCTGATCGCAAACGATACTTAATTAGATTCAATGCAGTTCTCACAGCAGCTTCTTCATCAAGTTTAGTTTTCTTTCGTATCTTTTTCATTTTTCTTTATCTGTTTTTTTGATGAGGATTTTTCAAACTTCTCTATAAGGGCTTCTGGTATTGTTAACTCGTGATTCTTTCTAATAGTGTATTCAAAGTAATCAAGAATATCAGGATTTTGAACAAGATAATCTACAGAGTTGGTTTTTCCTTGTCCAATACTGATCTCTTCACCTTTTTCGTTAAAGTAAGAAAACCAGGCCCCTTTTCTTTGAATTAAACCTTCTTGTAGAGAAAGGTTAAAGATGTCGTTTTCTTTTGCTATACCCTTACCAAATATCATATCAACTGACGCTTCTCTGAAAGGTGGAGCAACCTTATTTTTTACCACTTTTAATGTTGTTTCGTTTCCAATTTGCTCTTTTCCTTCTCTAATGGGGCTACCTTTTTTCACATCAATTCTTATTGTTGAATAAAATTTAAGAGCAATACCTCCAGTAGTAGTTTCTGGATTCCCGTAAACTACTCCGATTTTCATTCTAACTTGGTTGATAAAAATAACTATAGATTTAGATTTGCTTATACTTCCTGCCAGTTTTCTTAAAGCTTGAGACATCAATCTAGCTTGAAGTCCCATGTGAGAATCTCCCATTGCTCCTTCTATTTCAGCCTTTGGAACTAAAGCCGCGACAGAATCTACAATGATTAAATCTACAATATTCGATCTAACTAAAGAATCAACAATTTCAAGTGCTTGTTCTCCGTAATCCGGTTGTGAAACTATTAATTTGTCGACATCTACACCTAATTTTTTTGCGTATTCTATATCCAAGGCGTGTTCAGCATCTACAAAAGCAGTTATCCCGTTCAACTTTTGGACTTCTGCTAATGATTGTAAAGCTAAGGTGGTTTTCCCCGATGACTCATTTCCATATATCTCTATAATTCTACCCCTTGGATATCCTCCTATCCCTAAAGCAATATCAAGAGAAAGAATTCCGCTGGGAATAACAGAGATATTTCTATTGTCTAAACCCTTTCCCATTATCATTACTGAACCAGAACCATGACTTTTTTCTAGTTCTTTAACTAGCTTTTCCAATAAAACTTCTTTTCCGTTTTCGTTTGTACTATTTGTATCGTTTTTATCCATTAATTATGACGCCTCCTTCAAAATCAACCGTGTAAAGTTTCTTGTATATAGGTCCTTTGCGTGTTAGTTCGGAAGAATATATTCCTATGGAATTGACATAAACCCTAATTTGGTCAAAATTAATGGTTTTGATCAATTCTCTCCAATGATTTGGATTCGATTTAACTCTTCCAACTGTTATGTGAGGTACAAAGATATCATTTTTAAATTCTAAATTTGATATACTAAGAACTTTTTTTATTTCTTCACTTAACCCTATTAATGATTGTTCTTCTTCTATCCCTAACCACAATACCTTAGGAATGGATGAATTTTCAAAGTATCCAATCTTATTTATATTGAAATGAAAGGTTGGAAATCCTGAAACTCTTTCCCCTATTTTGTATGCTAATTCAGCTATTTTTTCCATCTTTTGATCTCCAAGGAAAAAAAGAGTTAAATGGATATTTTTGGTTCTTGTCCAATTAGCTTTAAAGCCCATTCTTTCGAGTTTTTCAATGAGCTCATTCAACGAACTTTCTAACTCTTCGTTTGTTTCAATTGCAATAAAAGATCTAACTTTATCCATACTATGAGTATTTTTATTTTTTAACTGTGTCATTTGTCTGACTCCTTCCTTAAATAAATAACTTAATAAAACAAACTAATTAATCTGTTTGATGTTTTTTATAGTGTAATTAAATGCAGATAACAAACTTATTATCACTGTTAAATATAATAAAAAAGTAACCAGAACCATCCAGAGATTTAAATAAATAACTATAATTAGTAAAATCTGGAGGACTGTTTTAATTTTACCAGACATATCTGCTGGAACCACTACACTTTTACTTGCTGCAACCATCCTTAAACCACTCACATATGTATCGCGAGAAACTATAACTGCAACAAACCACGCTGGCAAAATTCCCGCTCCAAGCATAGCAATAAAAACTGTGTTTATGAGTATCTTATCAGATATTTGATCGAAAAATTTTCCTAAATCGGTAACTTGCCCTGTTCTTCTTGCTACAAGACCATCCAACCAATCTGTCAAAGAAGCAATAATAAAAAGTATCAAAGCTGTTGTATAAATAGGTTCCCCAAAGATTGTTAAAATGAATATAGGAATAGCCAAAATTATCCTAGAAAAGCTCAATAGGTTTGGTAAATTCATTTTGAACTACTTCCCCTTCCATATCATATTCGTAGAAATTGGTTATTTCTACTTTAGTGAAATCTCCTAAAGACAATTCAATTTCAGATCCTCTTTTTATAAAGACATTCCCATCTATCTCTGGAGCATCTAAAAAGCTTCTTCCTATATAAATACCGTTATCATATTCCTCTACTAGAACCTCTAAGACTTTACCCATATAACTTTCCATAATATCTTGAGAAATCTTACTTTGAACGTTCATTAATTCTTCTTGACGCTGGTTTTTAACCTTTTCTGATACCTGTTCAGGTAATTTGTAGGCCTTTGTATTTTCTTCCTTTGAAAACGTAAAACTTCCCATTCTATCAAACTTAACATCTTTTACAAAATCAAGTAGCTCTTCAAAATCTTCATCTTTTTCTCCAGGAAACCCGACCATCAAAGTTGTTCTTATAACAGAAGGTTTTTTTCTTATACTTTCAAAAAGCTTTGTTAGTTCTTCTTTCTTTTTTACTCTTCCCATTGCATTTAATATCTTTTCTGAAACATGCTGTATTGGAATATCAAAGTAATTGAGCACTTTTTTGTTTAGATGTATAGAATCAATGATCTCTTGAGTTAAAAAATCTGGATGTAAATACATCACTCTTATCCAGAATTTTCCTTCAATCTTTTCCAATTCTTTCAGTAAATCTGGCAGAGCTTGTTTTTTGTAATTATCCACACCGTACAACGTGTTATCCTGAGATACCAAGATAATCTCTTTAACTCCGTTTTGAACTAAAAAATCGATTTCTTTTTTTATGTCCTCGATACTTCTGCTCTTTGGTTTCCCTTTGAAAGTAGGAATCGAACAAAACGCACAATTTCTACTACAACCGTCGGCAATTTTAACGTATGCATAGGAAAGTTCTGGCTTTGCTCTAACTTCACAGATATAAGTACTCTCAGGTGTATCAGCCTTGAAATAATACTCTTTTTTCTTTAACTTATCAATGATTGTTTTGGGGGATAGTACTCCGAATAATCCATCAATTTCGGGAATATCTTTTAAAATTTCATCAAAGTATCTTTCTGTTAAACAACCGATAGGAATGACTTTTATATTTTTATTTATCTCTTTGAATGATACATATTCAAATATACTTTCTATATTTTCCTTTTTTGCATCTTCAATAAATCCACATGTATCTATAAATATATAATCAGCTTCTTCTGGGACTTTTTCGTAAGTATATCCTTCTTTTTCAAGTAATCCTTTCAACACTTCCATATCCGCATCATTTTTGGGACATCCCAGTTTTACAATATGAAACTTTGACATGCACAACCTCCACTCGCTGCATATTTTTGCTTAATAGATTATATCAAATTCTCTTTAAAAAAAGAAAAAATTGTAATAATGAACTATACAAAATTATAAATAATTACTTTTGCCATCTTCTACCTACGTTTATATCAACTTTTAGAGGCACATCTAAAGACACTACATTCTCCATAGAATCTTTAACGATAGTTTTAACCTTCTCTTCTAAACTTTCGGGCAATTCGACAACTACCTCATCGTGTACCTGTAAGATGAGTTTTGCTTGTTTGGGAAGTTCTTGATATAACTTAATCATAGCTAACTTCATTATATCAGCAGCACTACCTTGAATAGGCGTATTTATAGTTATCCTTTTCAATTCTGATTTACCGGTTTTAATACTTTTAATAAACCTCTTTCTTCCAAAGATGGTTTCTACATAACCTTCTTTTTGAGCATTTTTTAAACATTCATCTTGGAATTTTTGGACATTTTTGTAAGTTTCAAAGTATCTTTCCATGAAATGTTTTGCATCTTCAACAGAAATAGATAAGTTCTTGGCTAAACCGTAAGGAGAGGAACCATAAACGAGAGAAAAGTTAACAACCTTTCCTGCCCTCCTCATGTTATAGTTCACCTCTTCCAACTTCACTCCAAATATTGCAGCCGCAGTTAATGCATGTACATCTTCGTTATTTTTAAAAGCCTTTATCAATGTTTCATCTTTCGCTAGGTGAGCTAAAACTCTGAGCTCTATCTGTGAATAATCCGCACTAAGTAAAACATATTCTGATTTTTGAGCTTTTACAGTTCTTCTAATCCTTTCCCCCTCTTCTTCTCTAATAGGAAGGTTTTGCAAATTAGGATCACTGCTACTTAATCTACCCGTTGCTGTACCGGTTTGATTGAAAGAGGTATGAACTCTTCCGGTCTTTTTGTTAACCAACTTTGGAATAGCTAATATGTATGTAGATAAAAGTTTTTGATATTTTCTGTACTCCAAAAGCTTTTCTACTATTGGATGTTCATCTCTTAATGCTTCTAAAGAATCTGCATCGGTTGAGTAGGAACCGCTTTTGGTTTTTCTTTTTCCTTTTAAGCCTAATTGTTCAAAAAGCAATTCTCCAACTTGTTTTGGTGAGTTTGGATTAAATTCATATCCCGATATATTTTTCATTTCCAACATCAAAGAATCCAATTTAATGTTGTACTCTCCTTCCAAAGTTTTCAGCTCTTCTAAATCAAAAAAAACACCGTTCATTTCCATCTCTGATAATACATTTATGGTAGGTATTTCTATTTTTGATAATAGTTCAGATAGCTTAAATTCTTCTAACTTTGGCTTTAGCACTTCAAAAAGTCTGTAAGCTATATCCGCATCTTCACCTGCATATTCAACAACTTTTTGTTTATCGATATCTCCAAGGGTTAAAAGTTTTATATCTTTTCCCATAACTTCTTTATACTTTGTAGTTCTATAATTCAAATACTCTTTAGCCAAATCATCCATATTAAACCTGCGACTGTCAGGGTTTAGAAGGTATGCCGCTATCATAGAATCAAAAAAAACTGATTTTAGTTCTAACCCATTTACCTTTAAAACAGAGATATCGTACTTCAAGTTTTGCCCTATAATCTTTTTTTTGTTCAATATATGTATCAATTCACTTGTTATTTCCCATCTTTTTGGATCTTTGTATAGGTATAAAAAATATCCTTCAAAAGGTTTTACAGACAAAGCTATTCCAACTAAATCTGCTTGATATGGATCTAAAGACGAAGTTTCAAGGTCAAAGGATACTATTTCGTTTTTCTCTATAATTTCAAATAATTCTTTGTAATTTTCTGAGGTATATTGATTGTATTTTCCTTTGTAAGAATAATCCATTTTCTTTTTTGATTTTATTTCTTCTTTTTTGGTTGAGGTATCTGTAATATCTAATTCTTTCAATATAGAACTGAATTCTAACTCTTTTAACAGATCTTTCAGTTCGTTCATAAATCCTTTATACACTATTTCTTCGTCATTGTATATTTGCTCAATAGGGGCATCTGTCATTAATTGAACTAACTTTTTACTAAGATACGCAAAATCTTCCCCTTCTTTTAGTTTTTTTTGAAGAGAACCCTTTATTTTATCAATATTTCTAAACACATCTTCAATAGATGTATACTCTTTCAACAATTGTTGAGCTGTTTTTATTCCTACCCCTTTTACTCCCGGTATATTATCAGCACTATCGCCCATCAATGCTAGTAAATCGACAATTTTTTCGGGAGGCACTCCCATTTTATTTTCAACTTCCTTTGCGTCGTATTTAACGATTTCAGTTATCCCCTTTTCAGGTCTTAGAATATACACGTTATCTTTTACAAGTTGCATCATATCTTTATCTGAAGTGATTATATATACGTTATCATATTTTTCTTTTTTTTTCTTAACTATTGTAGCAATAACGTCGTCTGCTTCATAATTATCCATAACAACCAACTTAACACCTAAACTTTCAATTAATTTGTAGATGTAAGGGATTTGTTCAATATAATTTTCAGGAGTTTTTGGCCTTTGTGCTTTGTATGTTTCTAGTAATTCGTTCCTATATGTTGTAGTCTTTTTATCCATAACGAATATGACAGAGTCTTCACCATTTCTGACGTACTCTTTCAGAAGTTTTAAAAGCATTCTTGTAACCCCATAAATAGCATTAGTTGGAAGTCCACTTGATGTACTCATCCAATCGCCTAAAGCAAAAAAAGCTCTATAAGCGATTCCAGAGCCGTCTATTAAGTATAAATTTCCCAATGTGAAACACCTTCTCTCTATTATTATTATTAATTATTTACAAATTCTAAATATTTTTTTACCTCAAACTCCGAACCCATTATTAGTGGGGTGGTTTGATGTAAACTTTCAGGAAGTATCTCTAATATATCCTGCTTTCCGTCTGTGGCCATTCCACCTACTTGTCTCATAATAAAAGCCATTGGGTTTACTTCATATACTAATCTCAATTTACCATTAGGTCTATTAATATCTGCAGGATAGAGAAATACTCCACCTTTTAACAAATTTCGGTGAAAATCAGAAACTAATGAACCTATATATCTTAAAGTATATTTTCTTTCAGAATATTTTTTTAAAAAATCTATGTATTGGTTTATTTTATCATCCCAATATGGACTATTTGCTTCGTTTACGCTGTAAATGTTTCCGTATTCTGGAATTCTTAAATTTGGATGTGACAAAAGAAATTCTCCAACAGAAGGATCAAGGGTAAAACCATTGACTCCATTACCTGTTGTGTAGACAAACATTGTACTCGAACCATAAATAATATAACCTGCCGCTACTATATCTTTACCTCTATTTAAGAAGTCTTTCTGCGTAATATTTCCGCTAGCTGAAGATTTCCTTTTATATATACCAAATATTGTACCTATACTAATATTGACATCGATGTTGCTCGAACCATCAATCGGATCAAAGACAACTAAATATTTTCCTTTAGAATAAATACTGGGGATCGGGATAATATCGTCAACTTCCTCTGAAGCCATTCCGCATATTTTCCCGGTATATTCCAGAGAATTAATCAAAATTTCATTTGCGTACACATCTAGCTTTTGCTGTTGTTCTCCATGATAATTAAATGTATCTGTTTTACCTAATATTCTTACCAAACCAGCCTTATTAACTTCTTTACTAATAATCTTTGCAGCAAATCCAATTTGCTGTAAAATTAAGGTGAAATCTCCAGTTGCCTCCGGATGTTTTCTCTGTTCCTCCAAAGTAAACCTGGTTAGATTAACAAGCTCTTTTTCCATCTTCCCACCCCCATAATTATCGATATTTTTAATCCTTCTATTTTAAATTACTATCTTTATTTCTTATTATAACTTATAATTAATTGAAACTTTCCAGTTTTTTTATCTGGTTTGATGTCATCTATCACTATGATTTTATAATTTATATTTCTCATATTTTTTCTTTCTAAAATACTGTTAAGTATTTTTTTTGTATCATCAATAATTCGATTTACTGATTCGCTTTTCAAAATTGAAATCTTAAATTCAAAAGATTGATCACTTGTCTGAACAAACTGAAATTTATCTACCCCTTTTACAAAGATCTCTGCTATAACTATTGGATGTATAAAATCTTTTTCCCCGTCTTGGTTTATAAAAGTAGGAATTAATTCAACTCTGCCAGAGATATTTTCAATACATGTAAAAGGCCATTTATAATTTTCTTTTTTTGTAGCTTTAATTACATCCGTTAATTCGTATCTTATAAGAGGTTGGGTATAATTGTATAAATTTGTTAATAAAGTTCTATTATCTTCAATTTCAAGATAAACCGCATCATCATATATATACATCCCTTCTAAATCTTCTCTACAAACTCCCATTGCTAAAGATTCAGATGTGGCATAGTTATCTACGATTTCCGCTTTTTTCCAGATATCTTTAATAAATACTCTATCTGATTTTAAGAGCTGTTCTCCCCCGCAAACAATCACTTTAGGATAAATATTTAAAATCTTTTCTCTTTGAAATTTTGCAAGTAATTTAATTCCATAGGGGTACCCTGTGAGATTATCTGGATTAAACTCATTGAGTTTTTCTATATAAGTTTTTATAGGTCTATTTATATCCATCACCATAAAATCTTTGTAGAAGTATTGTTCAATTTGATGAAGAGGAGATAAAAACAAACTGATGGCCGCGTAGTGACCGTCAACCGCCCCAATAAAAGCGTATTTTTTTCTTTCTAAATTGAATTTGGGAAACATTCGTGTTGAAACTGCCTTAATAAAATCCCACTCTCTCATACTATAGAGATAAAAACCTATTTTGCCACTTGAACCAGAACTATGTATAATATAATATCTATTAAATAGCAAAGATGAAGGATGAGGATTATCCTTTAAAAACTCTGCAACTTTATTTTTAGTGATTCTTTTATCTGCAAAGAATTTTTCAAAATTATTCATAAGAATATTTTTATTTATAATTGGTAATTCAGAAATAGGAATAAAATTCAAATCATTCTCTTTTATTCCACGAGAAGTATAGTATTCATTATAAAAAGGAATATTTTTATACGCATATCTTATAATCTTTCTGAATTTTCTTTCTCTTAAATTAAGGATTTCGTTTCTTGACTTTTTAAGATTTTTACGTAAAGAAAAATAATAATTTAGAGTTCTTAAAAAGCTCATTATTCTGAAAATTCTTTTTCAAAATATCCTAAGTGATTTTCGTTATAGATGATAAATCTTATGTCTTTGAGAAAACTTGGTTTTGATTCTATAAAATCAAACACGGCCTTTTTATAAACTACTACTGCTTTTTCAATAGGATACCCATAAATCCCTGCACTTATAGCTGGCAAAGCTATAGAAGTCAATTGCATTTCTTCCGCCTTTTTTAATGAATTAAAAACAGCTTTGTATAATAACTTTTCTTCATTTGAACTTCCTCCATGCCAAATGGGTCCTACCGTATGGATGATATATTCGCAATTTAAGTAACCACCTGATGTAACTGCTACATCTCCTGTTTCAACAGAACCATATTTACTCAAATATTGATTGGATTCTTCTTGAATTAGCGACCCACCTTTCCTTGAAATTATTCCCGCTACTCCACCACCATGTTGAAGATGAGAATTAGCAGCATTAACAATGGCATCAACCTTTTCAATTGTTATATCTCCAAAAACTAGCGTGATTTTTATATCTTTAATTTTATCTTCCTTAACTATTTTATTCATATTTCTAACCTCCCGCAAAATTCTTTGTGTTACAAACAGAGAATTTGACCTGTGTTTTTCATACTTTAATTATTATAACAAAATCATTATTTCATTTCTAAATTAAAAATAAATCAAAAAATAAGAATAACAAATATAATCGTCTTTATTTAAAAATAATTGGATATAATCATTGATAATCAAAGATAATAAGGCTTTGAAAATATATTTTTTTTGGTTATAATAAAAAGGAAATTTTCTTTTTTATTATAACTTTTAAAAATTATTTTCTAGAATCAAAAATTAAAGGGAGGTGTTTCAAGGTGAAAAAACTTTTAGTAGTACTTTTAGTTATATTTATTAGTGCGATAGTTTTCACACAAAGTATTACATTTTGGCACACTCAAGTTGAAACAGATAGGCAGCAAAGGATAAGAGCATTAGCGCAAATATTTGAAGCACAAACTGGGATAAAGGTTAATTTAGTTCCTATCGAGGAAAATGAAATTTTAGAACAAATCCCAAGGGCTGTTCAAGCAGGTACTTTACCTGATGTTGTAGAAGGTGGTATTTCTCCAATACTATTACTTGGAAGTCAAGGCTTTATGGATACAGAGCTTAACGCAAAGATTATTGAAGATTTTGGAGATGTATATGAAGGTGTATCAAGACTTATGCGAGCCCCAGATGGAGGCTATTATGGAATTCCTTTCCACGCATGGGTTCAAGGTATCTGGTATAATAAAGATTTATTTGAAAAAAGAGATTTAGGGGCACCAACTTCTTGGTACAACATATTGACCGCCGCAAAAGCCTTAAACGATCCCGCAAACCAGTTCTATGGTTTGGTACTTCCTAAAAAAGCAGATGCTTATACCGAACAAGTATTTTCACAAGTTGCACTTTCAAATGGTGCAATACCTATAGACAAAGATGGAAATATTCTTTTCAATACTCCTGAAATGATCGAAGCCTTCAGATTTTATAAAGAGTTGGGAAAATATTCAAGACCTGGATTTACGGGAGTTCCGGAAGCTCTCAATGCGTATTTAAACAACGAAGCAGCGTTGGTTTTCTACTCAACTTATATTATGGATGATATCGCTGTAGAAGAAGTTCAAAAGCAAAGAGTCGAAAACTTTAATCCTCAACTTGTTGAGAATACAGGATTTGCAAATCTAATGATCAATGTCAAGCCTTCTTCCTATGGTGAAGTAGTTGGTTTGGGTATATTGAATACTTCAAAAAATAAAGATGCAGCTGAGCAATGGGTGAAATTCTTAATGACCGGTAATAATTATATTTACTGGCTACATATGGCACCAGGAGGTATGAACCCAACAAGGAGTTCTATAGCTGAAATGGATGAATTTTTAGACAATCCGGTCTTAGAAAGATATGGTAAAGATCAAATAACAACGATTATATCTGCTTTGGATACTGTTGAAAGATTCGAGTTTGTGGAAGGTCAGATAATCGAAGAAATGAGCGTATTATCGGGTAACTTTGTAGTAGGTAGAGCTATCAACAGAATGTTTGCAAATGATTGGACTCCTCAACAAACTGCTCAATGGGCCCAAGAAGAAGCGGAAAAATTGTTAGGTAAGTAATAATTAATTGACGCTTTATGGTAAGCAGATAAGTAAAAAGGGGAATAATTCTATTCCCCTTTTTTTTGAAAAGAGGGAAGGAGGGAAAGGATGACAAAATATAAAGAATTATCTTCCTTAAAAAGAAAAGAAGCTGTCTTCGGATGGAAGTTAGTGTCTCCAGCAGTTATACTGATCGGAGTTTTTATCTTATACCCTGTTCTTTATAATATTTATTTAAGTTTTTTTGAAGTATCTTTAACTCCTGGTCAATCTAATAAGTTTGTTGGTTT
Coding sequences within:
- the rny gene encoding ribonuclease Y: MEILVYIILAVAIFIVSFLLGIGIGNKRVLSSLKQKKEELESEIRNKEKEIEEKLEKAEEEAKTLKQKELVEAKEEIHKLRQQFDMEVKQQKEELKATEERLIKKEENLDKKEENLEKLKEKLESQHEKVKTLEVQLETKLNEIAKMSEEEAKEIVINEARGKYETEIAQKFKEIKDHYEEDSKKYARWVITTAIQRYASDITNEITTSTVSLPTDDMKGRIIGREGRNIRTFEKLTGTDLIIDDTPEMVVISSFNPLRREIAKRTLEMLVADGRIHPARIEELYEKSKKEIEEYIKEVGKEAVMRVGIKQPHMEIVKLLGRLKFRTSYGQDVLEHSIEVSQFAGLMASELGLNVELAKRAALLHDLGKAIDHEVEGSHALVGGQIARRYGEKLEVVNAIQYHHNEVDPMTPEAVLVGASDALSASRPGARKETLENYIRRIEQLEEIAKSFRYVDKAYAIQAGRELRIIVQPDKVEDEIAEKLAHDISVQIEEKVQYPGVIKVTVIREKRSVSYAS
- a CDS encoding regulatory protein RecX; this encodes MKKIRKKTKLDEEAAVRTALNLIKYRLRSEEELKKRLIEKGYGIDIVNKVIEKAKKSGLVDDKLFAYLYAYDKLTLDKKGPMFIQHKLRELDVDDYLISDALERVKSEVDLIEIATELAKFYYEKKRDILKTKDYLYRRGFEPDIINCVIENLRGD
- the rimO gene encoding 30S ribosomal protein S12 methylthiotransferase RimO, producing MSKFHIVKLGCPKNDADMEVLKGLLEKEGYTYEKVPEEADYIFIDTCGFIEDAKKENIESIFEYVSFKEINKNIKVIPIGCLTERYFDEILKDIPEIDGLFGVLSPKTIIDKLKKKEYYFKADTPESTYICEVRAKPELSYAYVKIADGCSRNCAFCSIPTFKGKPKSRSIEDIKKEIDFLVQNGVKEIILVSQDNTLYGVDNYKKQALPDLLKELEKIEGKFWIRVMYLHPDFLTQEIIDSIHLNKKVLNYFDIPIQHVSEKILNAMGRVKKKEELTKLFESIRKKPSVIRTTLMVGFPGEKDEDFEELLDFVKDVKFDRMGSFTFSKEENTKAYKLPEQVSEKVKNQRQEELMNVQSKISQDIMESYMGKVLEVLVEEYDNGIYIGRSFLDAPEIDGNVFIKRGSEIELSLGDFTKVEITNFYEYDMEGEVVQNEFTKPIELF
- the recA gene encoding recombinase RecA; this translates as MDKNDTNSTNENGKEVLLEKLVKELEKSHGSGSVMIMGKGLDNRNISVIPSGILSLDIALGIGGYPRGRIIEIYGNESSGKTTLALQSLAEVQKLNGITAFVDAEHALDIEYAKKLGVDVDKLIVSQPDYGEQALEIVDSLVRSNIVDLIIVDSVAALVPKAEIEGAMGDSHMGLQARLMSQALRKLAGSISKSKSIVIFINQVRMKIGVVYGNPETTTGGIALKFYSTIRIDVKKGSPIREGKEQIGNETTLKVVKNKVAPPFREASVDMIFGKGIAKENDIFNLSLQEGLIQRKGAWFSYFNEKGEEISIGQGKTNSVDYLVQNPDILDYFEYTIRKNHELTIPEALIEKFEKSSSKKQIKKNEKDTKEN
- the pgsA gene encoding CDP-diacylglycerol--glycerol-3-phosphate 3-phosphatidyltransferase, with translation MNLPNLLSFSRIILAIPIFILTIFGEPIYTTALILFIIASLTDWLDGLVARRTGQVTDLGKFFDQISDKILINTVFIAMLGAGILPAWFVAVIVSRDTYVSGLRMVAASKSVVVPADMSGKIKTVLQILLIIVIYLNLWMVLVTFLLYLTVIISLLSAFNYTIKNIKQIN
- the thpR gene encoding RNA 2',3'-cyclic phosphodiesterase — protein: MTQLKNKNTHSMDKVRSFIAIETNEELESSLNELIEKLERMGFKANWTRTKNIHLTLFFLGDQKMEKIAELAYKIGERVSGFPTFHFNINKIGYFENSSIPKVLWLGIEEEQSLIGLSEEIKKVLSISNLEFKNDIFVPHITVGRVKSNPNHWRELIKTINFDQIRVYVNSIGIYSSELTRKGPIYKKLYTVDFEGGVIING